In Streptomyces sp. NBC_01439, the following are encoded in one genomic region:
- a CDS encoding acyl-CoA dehydrogenase family protein — protein sequence MTGFALGVDQEEWCGQLRALAVQRLRPLAEKGEPGRVNRPLLAALGELGLLERVFASGALELCLLRESLAYGCTEAETALALQGLGAYPVLRAGSEEQRERWLPRVRTGRAVAAFALSEPGAGSDAAALALAATADAAAAGGGWRLSGEKCWISNAPEADFYTVFARTGEGPGAKGVSAFLVPADRPGLSGAPLDMLSPHPIGSLAFDGVPVGPRDLLGEPGRGFRVAMDTLNLFRPSVGAFAVGMARAALDATLAYTADRTAFGGTLSDLQAVAHRVAEMATRTEAARLLVYAAAGAYDRGAGDVPRRAAMAKLLATETAQYVVDHAVQLHGAVALQRGHLLEHLYREVRAPRIYEGASEVQRTIIAKELYGAVAAR from the coding sequence ATGACCGGATTCGCGCTCGGGGTGGACCAGGAGGAGTGGTGCGGGCAGTTGCGCGCACTGGCGGTGCAGCGGCTGCGGCCACTGGCCGAGAAAGGGGAACCGGGGCGGGTCAACCGGCCGCTGCTGGCGGCGCTGGGGGAGCTGGGCCTGCTGGAGCGGGTGTTCGCCTCGGGCGCGCTGGAACTGTGCCTGCTGCGGGAATCCCTCGCCTACGGTTGCACGGAGGCCGAGACGGCGCTGGCCCTGCAGGGGCTCGGGGCGTACCCGGTCCTGCGGGCCGGGAGCGAGGAGCAGCGGGAGCGCTGGCTGCCGCGGGTGCGCACCGGGCGGGCGGTCGCGGCCTTCGCGCTGAGCGAGCCGGGGGCGGGCTCGGACGCGGCGGCGCTGGCGTTGGCCGCGACAGCCGATGCGGCGGCCGCCGGGGGTGGCTGGCGGCTCAGCGGTGAGAAGTGCTGGATCTCCAACGCCCCCGAGGCGGATTTCTACACCGTGTTCGCCCGAACGGGGGAGGGACCGGGGGCGAAGGGGGTCTCGGCCTTCCTGGTCCCGGCCGACCGCCCCGGACTCTCCGGCGCACCCCTGGACATGCTCTCCCCGCACCCCATCGGCTCCCTCGCCTTCGACGGGGTGCCGGTCGGCCCGCGGGACCTGCTCGGCGAACCCGGACGGGGCTTCCGCGTCGCGATGGACACCCTGAACCTCTTCCGGCCGAGCGTCGGCGCCTTCGCGGTGGGCATGGCCCGGGCCGCGCTGGACGCGACGCTCGCGTACACGGCGGACCGGACCGCGTTCGGCGGAACGCTGAGCGATCTCCAGGCGGTGGCGCACCGGGTGGCCGAGATGGCCACCCGTACGGAGGCGGCCCGGCTGCTGGTGTACGCGGCGGCCGGGGCCTACGACCGGGGGGCCGGGGACGTCCCGCGCCGGGCGGCGATGGCGAAACTGCTGGCCACCGAGACGGCCCAGTACGTGGTCGACCACGCGGTCCAACTGCACGGCGCGGTCGCGCTCCAGCGCGGCCACCTGCTCGAACACCTCTACCGGGAGGTACGGGCACCGCGGATCTACGAGGGGGCGAGCGAGGTGCAGCGCACGATCATCGCGAAGGAGCTGTACGGGGCGGTGGCGGCGCGATGA
- a CDS encoding RidA family protein encodes MSLERINPAELSPATGFSHAVAATGSRLVFLAGQTALDGAGKVVGESLPEQFEVALANLLAALAAAGGTPADLARVTVYAVDVAAYRTHAAELGRIWRRSAGRDYPAMAVIGVVRLWDDAALVELDGVAVLA; translated from the coding sequence ATGAGCCTGGAGCGGATCAATCCGGCGGAGCTGTCGCCCGCGACGGGTTTCTCGCACGCGGTCGCGGCGACCGGCAGCCGGCTGGTGTTCCTGGCGGGCCAGACCGCCCTGGACGGGGCGGGCAAGGTGGTGGGCGAGAGCCTGCCGGAACAGTTCGAGGTCGCCCTTGCCAACCTCCTGGCGGCCCTGGCCGCGGCGGGCGGCACCCCGGCGGACCTGGCCCGGGTGACGGTGTACGCGGTGGACGTGGCGGCGTACCGGACCCACGCGGCCGAACTGGGCCGCATCTGGCGGCGGTCGGCGGGCCGTGACTATCCGGCGATGGCCGTCATCGGCGTGGTCCGCCTCTGGGACGACGCGGCCCTGGTCGAACTGGACGGGGTGGCGGTCCTCGCCTAG